One segment of Nostoc flagelliforme CCNUN1 DNA contains the following:
- a CDS encoding IS5 family transposase, which translates to MSKAYPSNLTRVQYEFLSEMIPEPKPGGRKREVDIWEVLNGIFYVLVEGVRWRSLPGDFPAWQTVYTYFRNWRKDGTWLEIHDTLRQWTRIEQERHSSPSEAIIDSQSVKTAAMVHKAVGYDAGKKIKGRKRFMTVDTLGLVLRVLVTAASVGEREGGKKVLKRVKQSSNQVSRLTTIWVDGGFNGDPFMQWVMDFCRWIVQVVLRPEQTKGFVLLKKRWVVERTFGWLMGCRRLVRDYELLPETSETFIYLAMIRIMVRRLA; encoded by the coding sequence ATGAGTAAAGCATACCCCAGCAATCTGACCCGTGTTCAATATGAATTTCTGAGTGAGATGATTCCAGAACCAAAACCTGGTGGTCGCAAGCGTGAAGTTGATATATGGGAAGTCCTTAACGGAATTTTTTATGTCTTGGTAGAAGGAGTTAGATGGCGATCGCTACCGGGTGACTTTCCCGCATGGCAGACAGTGTACACCTATTTTCGTAATTGGCGCAAAGATGGAACTTGGCTAGAAATTCACGATACACTCCGGCAGTGGACGCGAATTGAGCAGGAGCGCCATTCGAGTCCATCAGAGGCAATCATTGATAGTCAAAGTGTGAAAACTGCTGCAATGGTACATAAAGCTGTGGGCTACGATGCGGGCAAGAAAATAAAAGGGCGCAAGCGATTTATGACAGTTGATACCTTGGGTTTAGTTTTGCGGGTCTTGGTAACAGCAGCCAGTGTGGGTGAGCGTGAAGGGGGCAAAAAAGTTCTTAAACGGGTAAAGCAATCTAGCAACCAGGTTTCTCGTTTGACAACCATTTGGGTGGATGGCGGCTTTAATGGTGATCCGTTCATGCAGTGGGTGATGGACTTCTGTCGTTGGATTGTGCAGGTGGTTCTGCGACCAGAACAAACCAAGGGTTTTGTGCTGCTCAAAAAACGTTGGGTCGTGGAGCGGACTTTTGGTTGGTTAATGGGGTGTCGGCGATTGGTTAGAGACTATGAATTATTGCCTGAAACATCGGAGACATTTATCTACCTTGCCATGATTCGGATCATGGTGAGGCGATTAGCATAA
- a CDS encoding helix-turn-helix domain-containing protein: MTQEPVFEESSGNVFADLGLENASELFTRGKIGIQVLRLLKQRNLKQREISELLGIPQPEVSHLMKGEFQRFGEGKLLIFLKRLDTEITLHLRPRHAQGESTETVISL; this comes from the coding sequence ATGACTCAGGAACCCGTTTTTGAAGAAAGCAGTGGCAACGTATTCGCTGACCTCGGTTTAGAGAATGCTTCGGAACTTTTTACTAGGGGAAAGATAGGGATTCAGGTACTCCGCCTTTTGAAACAACGCAACCTGAAACAACGCGAAATCAGCGAACTTCTTGGCATTCCGCAGCCAGAAGTATCTCATTTGATGAAAGGAGAGTTTCAACGCTTTGGCGAGGGCAAACTCCTCATTTTCCTCAAGCGACTCGATACGGAAATCACCTTACATCTTCGCCCTCGTCACGCGCAGGGCGAATCTACTGAAACTGTGATATCGCTATAG
- a CDS encoding type II toxin-antitoxin system RelE/ParE family toxin: MEDDEDIIEIPLRPLVWMGDSLKNIRSFPEEVRASVGYALQLVQAGETPMDAKPFKGVGSGVYEIVKRYDTDTYRAVYAVKIAERIYVLHAFQKKSKQGIKTPQADVDLIKQRYKDAVAREKQQ, encoded by the coding sequence ATGGAAGATGATGAGGATATTATAGAAATTCCTTTACGACCTCTGGTTTGGATGGGAGACTCTCTCAAAAATATCCGCTCATTTCCAGAAGAGGTACGTGCATCAGTAGGCTATGCACTGCAATTGGTGCAAGCAGGGGAAACACCAATGGATGCCAAGCCTTTTAAGGGGGTTGGGAGTGGGGTGTATGAAATCGTCAAACGCTACGATACCGATACTTACAGGGCCGTCTATGCGGTAAAGATTGCAGAGAGAATTTATGTCCTGCACGCTTTTCAAAAGAAATCAAAGCAGGGAATTAAAACCCCACAGGCTGATGTTGACCTGATTAAACAACGCTATAAGGATGCGGTAGCAAGGGAGAAACAACAATGA
- a CDS encoding tyrosine-type recombinase/integrase, whose amino-acid sequence MKINRFGRAEILTPDQINVLFTEGFVNPRDKALFGVCLYAACRINEACTLAVKDVFGSNGVRGVLVLRSVNTKGKRDTREIQVHPKLKQYLEEYNPNRRKEFLFPGRHGLLHIHKVSADKILRDTCVRLGIEGVSTHSFRRTALTRMSDAGIPLRHIQEISGHRTLAALERYLGVTEKQKQNAISALDF is encoded by the coding sequence ATGAAAATAAATCGTTTCGGCAGGGCAGAAATCCTTACCCCTGACCAAATTAATGTCCTATTTACTGAAGGCTTTGTCAACCCAAGAGACAAAGCTTTGTTTGGCGTGTGCCTTTACGCAGCCTGCCGAATCAACGAAGCTTGCACTTTGGCCGTGAAAGATGTGTTTGGCAGCAACGGTGTCAGAGGCGTTCTAGTATTACGCAGCGTCAACACCAAAGGCAAGCGAGACACAAGGGAAATCCAAGTGCATCCCAAGCTCAAGCAGTATTTAGAAGAGTACAACCCCAACCGCCGCAAAGAGTTTTTGTTTCCCGGTCGGCATGGGTTGTTACATATTCACAAGGTCAGCGCTGACAAAATCCTCAGAGATACCTGTGTGCGGCTGGGCATTGAGGGCGTTAGTACCCACAGCTTCAGGAGGACTGCGTTAACCAGGATGAGCGATGCCGGGATACCGTTGCGACACATTCAGGAGATATCGGGGCATCGGACTTTGGCAGCTTTGGAGCGATATCTGGGTGTAACCGAAAAGCAGAAGCAAAACGCGATCTCTGCTTTGGATTTTTGA
- a CDS encoding ParA family protein, protein MDSQKKIITITGYKGGVGKSTTAVHLATFFSELGKTVLVDGDQNRTALAWSKRGSFPFPAVDERQALKVIADAQFVVIDTPARPDSDDLKELEAV, encoded by the coding sequence ATGGACAGTCAAAAGAAAATCATAACTATCACTGGGTACAAGGGAGGTGTGGGGAAAAGCACTACAGCTGTGCATCTTGCAACCTTCTTTAGTGAACTAGGTAAAACAGTTCTTGTAGACGGCGACCAAAACCGTACCGCCCTGGCGTGGTCAAAGCGCGGATCATTCCCCTTTCCTGCTGTGGACGAACGCCAAGCCCTCAAAGTAATTGCCGATGCTCAATTTGTGGTCATCGACACCCCAGCTAGACCCGACTCCGATGATTTAAAGGAATTAGAGGCTGTTTGA
- a CDS encoding pentapeptide repeat-containing protein, whose protein sequence is MANEEHYARLREGVQAWNEWRLKNPEIILELSGADLSNIDLNGANLHGVNLSEANLAKANLSYSDLSVSLLNNANFSEAILTQANLSCSEIREANLNRAILSEANLSEANLSRANLNTAFLSKANLSRAILSEANLSEANLSRANLSRAFLRGCLKSRRDGKKALSVYAVNR, encoded by the coding sequence TTGGCAAATGAAGAGCATTATGCTCGGCTGAGGGAAGGTGTGCAAGCTTGGAATGAGTGGAGACTTAAAAATCCAGAAATAATTCTTGAACTTAGTGGAGCGGATCTCAGCAATATTGACCTCAATGGAGCTAACTTACATGGAGTTAACCTCAGCGAGGCCAACCTTGCCAAGGCTAACCTTAGCTATAGCGACCTGAGTGTATCTCTTCTCAATAATGCTAACTTTAGTGAAGCTATTCTCACTCAGGCTAACCTTAGCTGTAGCGAGATCAGGGAGGCTAACCTTAATAGAGCTATTCTCAGCGAGGCTAACCTTAGTGAAGCTAATCTCAGCAGAGCCAACCTTAATACAGCTTTTCTCAGCAAGGCTAACCTTAGTAGAGCTATTCTCAGCGAGGCTAACCTTAGTGAAGCTAATCTCAGCAGAGCCAACCTTAGTAGAGCTTTTCTAAGAGGCTGTTTGAAAAGTCGGAGAGATGGTAAAAAAGCTCTCTCAGTATACGCTGTGAATAGATAG